A window from Odocoileus virginianus isolate 20LAN1187 ecotype Illinois chromosome 24, Ovbor_1.2, whole genome shotgun sequence encodes these proteins:
- the MCRS1 gene encoding microspherule protein 1 isoform X1: MDKDSQGLLDSSLMASGTASRSEDEESLAGQKRASSQALGTIPKRRSSSRFIKRKKFDDELVESSLAKSSTRAKGASGVEPGRCSGSEPSSSEKKKVSKTPSTPVPPSPAPAPGLTKRVKKSKQPLQVTKDLGRWKPADDLLLINAVLQTNDLTSVHLGVKFSCRFTLREVQERWYALLYDPVISKLACQAMRQLHPEAVAAIQSKALFSKAEEQLLSKVGSTSQPTLETFQDLLHRHPDAFYLARTAKALQAHWQLMKQYYLLEDQTVQPLPKGDQVLNFSDAEDLIDDSKLKDMRDEVLEHELTVADRRQKREIRQLEQELHKWQVLVDSITGMSSPDFDNQTLAVLRGRMVRYLMRSREITLGRATKDNQIDVDLSLEGPAWKISRKQGVIKLKNNGDFFIANEGRRPIYIDGRPVLCGSKWRLSNNSVVELPFSPAHRLPACDLSSLSTRTSLPSFGPRLPRSRHSEEWRWDPWALSGLSVPCHPSPWSWGLRLLEKPEWAAGDLAPGPSI, translated from the exons ATGGACAAAG ATTCTCAGGGGCTGCTAGATTCATCCCTGATGGCATCAGGCACTGCCAGCCGCTCAGAGGATGAGGAGTCACTGGCAGGGCAGAAGCGGGCCTCCTCTCAGGCCTTGGGGACCATCCCTAAACGGAGAAGCTCCTCCAG GTTCATAAAGAGGAAGAAGTTCGATGATGAGCTGGTGGAGAGCAGCCTGGCTAAGTCCTCTACCCGGGCGAAGGGGGCCAGTGGGGTGGAACCAGGGCGCTGTTCGGGGAGCGAACCTTCCTCCAGTGAGAAGAAGAAG GTGTCCAAAACCCCCAGCACACCTGTGccgcccagccccgccccagcccctggACTTACCAAGCGTGTGAAGAAGAGCAAGCAGCCACTCCAGGTGACCAAGGATCTGGGCCGCTGGAAGCCTGCAGACGACCTCCTGCTCATCAATGCCGTGTTGCAG ACCAATGACCTGACATCTGTTCACCTGGGTGTGAAGTTCAGCTGCCGCTTCACCCTGCGGGAAGTCCAGGAGCGCTGGTACGCCCTGCTCTACGATCCTGTCATCTCAAA GCTGGCCTGCCAGGCCATGAGACAGCTGCACCCAGAGGCCGTTGCAGCCATCCAGAGCAAGGCACTGTTTAGCAAGGCTGAGGAACAGCTGCTGAGCAAAGTGGGATCG ACCAGCCAGCCCACCTTGGAGACCTTTCAGGACCTGCTGCACAGACACCCCGATGCCTTCTACCTGGCCCGTACTGCCAAGGCTCTGCAGGCCCACTGGCAGCTCATGAAACAGTATTACCTTTTGGAGGACCAGACAG TGCAGCCGCTGCCCAAGGGGGACCAAGTGCTGAACTTTTCCGACGCAGAAGACTTGATTGATGACAGTAAGCTCAA GGACATGCGAGATGAAGTCCTGGAACATG agCTGACCGTGGCTGACCGGCGCCAGAAACGGGAGATTCGGCAGCTGGAACAGGAACTGCATAAGTGGCAGGTGCTAGTAGACAGCATCACAG GCATGAGCTCCCCAGACTTCGACAACCAGACCCTGGCAGTGCTGCGGGGTCGCATGGTGCGGTACCTGATGCGCTCTAGAGAG ATCACCCTTGGCAGAGCGACCAAGGACAACCAGATTGATGTGGACCTGTCCCTGGAGGGTCCGGCCTGGAAGATCTCCCGGAAGCAAG GTGTCATCAAGCTGAAAAACAATGGTGATTTCTTCATTGCCAACGAGGGCCGGCGGCCCATCTACATTGATGGACGGCCTGTGCTGTGTGGCTCCAAGTGGCGCCTTAGCAACAACTCAGTAGTGGAG CtacccttctctcctgcccacaGATTGCCAGCCTGCGATTTGTCTTCCTTATCAACCAGGACCTCATTGCCCTCATTCGGGCCGAGGCTGCCAAGATCACGCCACAGTGAGGAGTGGCGGTGGGACCCATGGGCTCTCTCTGGCCTCAGTGTCCCCTGCCATCCCAGCCCCTGGAGCTGGGGACTCAGGCTCCTGGAGAAACCAGAGTGGGCAGCAGGAGACTTGGCTCCTGGCCCCTCGATCTGA
- the MCRS1 gene encoding microspherule protein 1 isoform X2: MASGTASRSEDEESLAGQKRASSQALGTIPKRRSSSRFIKRKKFDDELVESSLAKSSTRAKGASGVEPGRCSGSEPSSSEKKKVSKTPSTPVPPSPAPAPGLTKRVKKSKQPLQVTKDLGRWKPADDLLLINAVLQTNDLTSVHLGVKFSCRFTLREVQERWYALLYDPVISKLACQAMRQLHPEAVAAIQSKALFSKAEEQLLSKVGSTSQPTLETFQDLLHRHPDAFYLARTAKALQAHWQLMKQYYLLEDQTVQPLPKGDQVLNFSDAEDLIDDSKLKDMRDEVLEHELTVADRRQKREIRQLEQELHKWQVLVDSITGMSSPDFDNQTLAVLRGRMVRYLMRSREITLGRATKDNQIDVDLSLEGPAWKISRKQGVIKLKNNGDFFIANEGRRPIYIDGRPVLCGSKWRLSNNSVVELPFSPAHRLPACDLSSLSTRTSLPSFGPRLPRSRHSEEWRWDPWALSGLSVPCHPSPWSWGLRLLEKPEWAAGDLAPGPSI, from the exons ATGGCATCAGGCACTGCCAGCCGCTCAGAGGATGAGGAGTCACTGGCAGGGCAGAAGCGGGCCTCCTCTCAGGCCTTGGGGACCATCCCTAAACGGAGAAGCTCCTCCAG GTTCATAAAGAGGAAGAAGTTCGATGATGAGCTGGTGGAGAGCAGCCTGGCTAAGTCCTCTACCCGGGCGAAGGGGGCCAGTGGGGTGGAACCAGGGCGCTGTTCGGGGAGCGAACCTTCCTCCAGTGAGAAGAAGAAG GTGTCCAAAACCCCCAGCACACCTGTGccgcccagccccgccccagcccctggACTTACCAAGCGTGTGAAGAAGAGCAAGCAGCCACTCCAGGTGACCAAGGATCTGGGCCGCTGGAAGCCTGCAGACGACCTCCTGCTCATCAATGCCGTGTTGCAG ACCAATGACCTGACATCTGTTCACCTGGGTGTGAAGTTCAGCTGCCGCTTCACCCTGCGGGAAGTCCAGGAGCGCTGGTACGCCCTGCTCTACGATCCTGTCATCTCAAA GCTGGCCTGCCAGGCCATGAGACAGCTGCACCCAGAGGCCGTTGCAGCCATCCAGAGCAAGGCACTGTTTAGCAAGGCTGAGGAACAGCTGCTGAGCAAAGTGGGATCG ACCAGCCAGCCCACCTTGGAGACCTTTCAGGACCTGCTGCACAGACACCCCGATGCCTTCTACCTGGCCCGTACTGCCAAGGCTCTGCAGGCCCACTGGCAGCTCATGAAACAGTATTACCTTTTGGAGGACCAGACAG TGCAGCCGCTGCCCAAGGGGGACCAAGTGCTGAACTTTTCCGACGCAGAAGACTTGATTGATGACAGTAAGCTCAA GGACATGCGAGATGAAGTCCTGGAACATG agCTGACCGTGGCTGACCGGCGCCAGAAACGGGAGATTCGGCAGCTGGAACAGGAACTGCATAAGTGGCAGGTGCTAGTAGACAGCATCACAG GCATGAGCTCCCCAGACTTCGACAACCAGACCCTGGCAGTGCTGCGGGGTCGCATGGTGCGGTACCTGATGCGCTCTAGAGAG ATCACCCTTGGCAGAGCGACCAAGGACAACCAGATTGATGTGGACCTGTCCCTGGAGGGTCCGGCCTGGAAGATCTCCCGGAAGCAAG GTGTCATCAAGCTGAAAAACAATGGTGATTTCTTCATTGCCAACGAGGGCCGGCGGCCCATCTACATTGATGGACGGCCTGTGCTGTGTGGCTCCAAGTGGCGCCTTAGCAACAACTCAGTAGTGGAG CtacccttctctcctgcccacaGATTGCCAGCCTGCGATTTGTCTTCCTTATCAACCAGGACCTCATTGCCCTCATTCGGGCCGAGGCTGCCAAGATCACGCCACAGTGAGGAGTGGCGGTGGGACCCATGGGCTCTCTCTGGCCTCAGTGTCCCCTGCCATCCCAGCCCCTGGAGCTGGGGACTCAGGCTCCTGGAGAAACCAGAGTGGGCAGCAGGAGACTTGGCTCCTGGCCCCTCGATCTGA
- the MCRS1 gene encoding microspherule protein 1 isoform X3: MDKDSQGLLDSSLMASGTASRSEDEESLAGQKRASSQALGTIPKRRSSSRFIKRKKFDDELVESSLAKSSTRAKGASGVEPGRCSGSEPSSSEKKKVSKTPSTPVPPSPAPAPGLTKRVKKSKQPLQVTKDLGRWKPADDLLLINAVLQTNDLTSVHLGVKFSCRFTLREVQERWYALLYDPVISKLACQAMRQLHPEAVAAIQSKALFSKAEEQLLSKVGSTSQPTLETFQDLLHRHPDAFYLARTAKALQAHWQLMKQYYLLEDQTVQPLPKGDQVLNFSDAEDLIDDSKLKDMRDEVLEHELTVADRRQKREIRQLEQELHKWQVLVDSITGMSSPDFDNQTLAVLRGRMVRYLMRSREITLGRATKDNQIDVDLSLEGPAWKISRKQGVIKLKNNGDFFIANEGRRPIYIDGRPVLCGSKWRLSNNSVVEIASLRFVFLINQDLIALIRAEAAKITPQ; encoded by the exons ATGGACAAAG ATTCTCAGGGGCTGCTAGATTCATCCCTGATGGCATCAGGCACTGCCAGCCGCTCAGAGGATGAGGAGTCACTGGCAGGGCAGAAGCGGGCCTCCTCTCAGGCCTTGGGGACCATCCCTAAACGGAGAAGCTCCTCCAG GTTCATAAAGAGGAAGAAGTTCGATGATGAGCTGGTGGAGAGCAGCCTGGCTAAGTCCTCTACCCGGGCGAAGGGGGCCAGTGGGGTGGAACCAGGGCGCTGTTCGGGGAGCGAACCTTCCTCCAGTGAGAAGAAGAAG GTGTCCAAAACCCCCAGCACACCTGTGccgcccagccccgccccagcccctggACTTACCAAGCGTGTGAAGAAGAGCAAGCAGCCACTCCAGGTGACCAAGGATCTGGGCCGCTGGAAGCCTGCAGACGACCTCCTGCTCATCAATGCCGTGTTGCAG ACCAATGACCTGACATCTGTTCACCTGGGTGTGAAGTTCAGCTGCCGCTTCACCCTGCGGGAAGTCCAGGAGCGCTGGTACGCCCTGCTCTACGATCCTGTCATCTCAAA GCTGGCCTGCCAGGCCATGAGACAGCTGCACCCAGAGGCCGTTGCAGCCATCCAGAGCAAGGCACTGTTTAGCAAGGCTGAGGAACAGCTGCTGAGCAAAGTGGGATCG ACCAGCCAGCCCACCTTGGAGACCTTTCAGGACCTGCTGCACAGACACCCCGATGCCTTCTACCTGGCCCGTACTGCCAAGGCTCTGCAGGCCCACTGGCAGCTCATGAAACAGTATTACCTTTTGGAGGACCAGACAG TGCAGCCGCTGCCCAAGGGGGACCAAGTGCTGAACTTTTCCGACGCAGAAGACTTGATTGATGACAGTAAGCTCAA GGACATGCGAGATGAAGTCCTGGAACATG agCTGACCGTGGCTGACCGGCGCCAGAAACGGGAGATTCGGCAGCTGGAACAGGAACTGCATAAGTGGCAGGTGCTAGTAGACAGCATCACAG GCATGAGCTCCCCAGACTTCGACAACCAGACCCTGGCAGTGCTGCGGGGTCGCATGGTGCGGTACCTGATGCGCTCTAGAGAG ATCACCCTTGGCAGAGCGACCAAGGACAACCAGATTGATGTGGACCTGTCCCTGGAGGGTCCGGCCTGGAAGATCTCCCGGAAGCAAG GTGTCATCAAGCTGAAAAACAATGGTGATTTCTTCATTGCCAACGAGGGCCGGCGGCCCATCTACATTGATGGACGGCCTGTGCTGTGTGGCTCCAAGTGGCGCCTTAGCAACAACTCAGTAGTGGAG ATTGCCAGCCTGCGATTTGTCTTCCTTATCAACCAGGACCTCATTGCCCTCATTCGGGCCGAGGCTGCCAAGATCACGCCACAGTGA